A portion of the Limosilactobacillus reuteri genome contains these proteins:
- a CDS encoding helix-turn-helix transcriptional regulator, giving the protein MKFADKMKLYRRQKEWTQQDAAERLLISRKTISSWENGRSYPDIFMLVQISDLYHVSLDDLLREDHEMINNYKEEHTMNAKKDNTFTISYIINFLACIYFLFQTIGLVKTTSLSSIWRVVLGVMVGIALLNVYYLISKCDWKKVKGQEKVGMIITLIIISVLLMKISDYRFNISDSYNNGRDFGIGFVVAIKSIAFTGLIWLFPQFKERRAK; this is encoded by the coding sequence TTGAAATTTGCCGATAAAATGAAATTATATCGTCGTCAAAAAGAATGGACTCAGCAGGATGCAGCAGAACGATTGTTGATCTCACGTAAAACAATTTCTAGTTGGGAAAATGGTCGAAGTTATCCTGATATTTTTATGTTGGTTCAAATAAGTGATCTCTACCATGTTAGTTTGGATGATTTATTACGGGAGGATCATGAGATGATAAATAACTATAAAGAAGAGCACACTATGAATGCTAAGAAAGATAATACTTTTACTATTTCATATATTATTAACTTTCTTGCATGCATTTATTTCTTGTTTCAGACAATTGGCTTAGTAAAAACTACTTCTCTTAGTTCAATCTGGCGAGTTGTTTTAGGTGTTATGGTTGGAATAGCATTATTAAATGTTTACTATTTGATATCGAAATGTGATTGGAAGAAAGTTAAAGGACAAGAGAAAGTTGGAATGATAATAACACTCATTATTATCTCTGTCTTATTAATGAAGATAAGTGATTACCGTTTCAATATTTCTGATAGCTATAATAACGGACGTGATTTTGGGATTGGCTTTGTGGTTGCAATTAAAAGTATTGCTTTTACAGGATTAATTTGGTTATTTCCGCAATTTAAAGAAAGAAGGGCTAAATAA